In Atribacterota bacterium, a single genomic region encodes these proteins:
- a CDS encoding DMT family transporter: MDRKEKEGVLLVMICVFIHGTQPILGKYGVSLVQPLFFASLTNLIAAASLILIILLKRKSLFLLMERRYFLSLLSIGFFGTTLSNILFFYGVRLTSGINSAILLQVEPIYALIIGYLLLQERVTLRQMISTLLIIFGTSLVIYQGTFKLNWGDILVLLTPLCYQAGHLFSKQLLNQTEISPLFIAAGRTLFGGIFLFILSQLVGVNQFEHLKDLNILGILIFYGVVIYGLTYYTFYESIKRINLSKATAIISVYPAISIILAWFILQEIPDFFQISGFFIILLGIIYLSYVKSELR; this comes from the coding sequence ATGGATAGAAAAGAAAAAGAAGGCGTTCTTCTGGTAATGATCTGTGTATTTATTCATGGCACCCAGCCTATCTTAGGAAAGTATGGGGTTTCTTTAGTGCAGCCACTTTTTTTTGCCAGTTTAACCAATCTCATTGCCGCAGCAAGTCTCATTTTAATTATTTTATTGAAAAGGAAATCACTTTTTTTATTGATGGAAAGAAGATATTTTCTTTCTCTACTATCTATTGGATTTTTTGGGACCACCCTCTCTAATATTCTATTTTTTTATGGTGTTAGATTAACCAGTGGCATAAATTCTGCTATTTTGTTACAAGTAGAACCTATTTATGCTTTGATTATAGGATACCTTCTGCTTCAAGAAAGAGTGACTCTACGACAAATGATTTCCACCCTGCTAATCATTTTCGGAACATCGCTGGTTATTTATCAGGGAACTTTTAAATTGAATTGGGGTGATATCCTGGTTCTGTTAACCCCACTCTGTTACCAGGCTGGTCATCTTTTTAGTAAACAACTGCTGAATCAAACAGAAATAAGCCCTCTTTTTATTGCAGCAGGAAGGACATTATTTGGTGGTATTTTTCTTTTTATATTAAGTCAGCTGGTTGGAGTAAATCAATTTGAGCACCTAAAAGATTTGAATATTCTCGGTATTCTTATTTTCTACGGAGTTGTTATTTATGGATTAACTTATTATACCTTCTATGAATCCATTAAGCGTATTAATCTATCCAAGGCGACTGCCATTATCTCTGTTTACCCAGCTATTTCCATAATTCTTGCCTGGTTTATATTACAGGAGATTCCCGATTTCTTCCAGATCAGCGGCTTTTTTATTATTCTGTTGGGGATTATCTATTTGTCCTACGTCAAAAGCGAGTTACGGTAG
- a CDS encoding Clp1/GlmU family protein: MIANLNLTDNELIMPGDWMPIVQKIQSQDGTVMVLGKTDSGKTSFIKLLIHYLGRRNRKIGLIDVDIGQSILGPPGTIGMCIVDKKRVEDGIVPIDCMLFIGAISPEQCITIFLEKICQLYIIAQKIKVDTLLIDTTGLVMGRIGVYLKNNLIKKVNPAILVALQFDEELEPILLELEAQPSIKTYRIKPYQNIITKNWKERKARRRRQFSIYFKDSQLRDIDFSAIEIKDFNFGFSLFLEKNIVSLCWKEFQLETISAEVIDSRLFMLLSKPQSISNKDTLARIKKHFQVKQVLVILPNWFQHLLVSFTNSEGLSNGLGIIKHIDFERKKITAYLPIPISLDNLAKIELGRIRIKPDGLELPPIEPERY, from the coding sequence ATGATAGCTAACTTGAATTTAACTGATAATGAATTAATCATGCCCGGAGACTGGATGCCCATTGTCCAGAAGATCCAGAGTCAAGATGGGACGGTAATGGTTTTAGGAAAAACAGATTCCGGAAAAACAAGTTTTATTAAATTGTTAATTCATTATCTTGGCAGGAGAAATAGAAAGATTGGTCTAATTGATGTTGATATTGGACAATCAATCCTGGGTCCTCCCGGTACCATTGGAATGTGTATTGTTGATAAAAAAAGAGTAGAAGATGGTATTGTCCCGATTGACTGTATGCTTTTCATTGGGGCTATATCTCCTGAGCAGTGTATTACTATATTTCTGGAGAAAATTTGTCAGCTCTATATTATTGCTCAAAAGATAAAAGTAGATACTCTTTTAATTGATACTACTGGATTGGTAATGGGAAGAATCGGAGTATACTTAAAGAATAATTTGATTAAGAAGGTTAATCCTGCTATTTTAGTGGCACTTCAATTTGATGAAGAGTTAGAACCAATTTTATTGGAATTAGAAGCCCAACCTTCCATTAAAACATACCGTATTAAACCATATCAGAACATTATCACTAAAAATTGGAAGGAGAGGAAAGCAAGGAGGAGAAGACAATTCAGTATATATTTTAAAGATTCACAGTTAAGAGATATTGATTTCTCAGCAATAGAGATAAAAGATTTTAATTTTGGCTTTAGTTTATTTTTAGAAAAAAATATAGTTAGCTTATGTTGGAAAGAGTTTCAGTTGGAGACAATCTCGGCTGAAGTAATCGATAGTAGATTGTTCATGTTATTATCAAAACCACAAAGTATTTCCAATAAAGATACTTTGGCCAGGATAAAAAAACATTTTCAGGTAAAGCAGGTTCTTGTTATTCTTCCTAATTGGTTCCAACACCTGTTAGTGTCGTTTACTAATTCAGAAGGACTGAGCAATGGTTTAGGGATAATCAAGCATATTGATTTTGAGAGGAAGAAGATTACTGCTTATTTACCAATTCCTATTTCACTTGATAATTTAGCTAAAATTGAGCTGGGGCGAATAAGAATTAAACCTGATGGTTTGGAATTACCTCCTATTGAGCCAGAAAGATATTAA
- a CDS encoding nodulation protein NfeD has product MSIFILNSSINLVSSQSSSAIYSLKLEGTINPITAQYIIEGIKKAEANQIECVVIQIDTPGGLDDSMRKIIKEMLNTHIPVIIYIAPQGARAASAGAFITIAANIAAMAPGTNIGAAHPVAMGEEQIDEETKSKIVNDAAAYIKTLANNRNRNEAMAEKFVRDSISITEQEALENNIIEFIAPSLEDLIFMIDGVKVTTAEGDKKLNTLGKEIIEYKMSLKDLFLHNLSNPNIAYILLFLGIYGILGEFSNPGTLFPGIFGGICLILAFVAFQMIPINFAGFILIALGIILLIFEIYTPTFGLLTLGGITSLTLGSFMLTKDMAPFLKISTGIILSMVVATGAFFVFAVTKGIRIQWKKPISGKESMIGMIGVARTNLNPDGQIFIHGEIWQATILDEKPIKKGEKVIVESLDGLRLIVKKTDKKGE; this is encoded by the coding sequence GTGAGTATATTTATATTAAACTCTTCTATCAACCTGGTTTCTTCACAATCTTCCTCGGCAATTTATTCTTTAAAATTAGAGGGGACTATAAATCCCATTACCGCCCAATACATTATAGAGGGAATTAAAAAGGCAGAGGCAAATCAAATAGAATGTGTCGTCATTCAGATAGACACTCCTGGTGGTCTGGATGATTCTATGCGCAAGATTATTAAAGAGATGCTCAATACCCATATCCCAGTTATAATATATATTGCACCACAGGGGGCTCGGGCAGCTTCAGCTGGGGCTTTTATTACCATAGCCGCTAATATTGCCGCCATGGCTCCCGGAACCAATATAGGAGCTGCTCACCCCGTTGCTATGGGTGAGGAGCAGATTGATGAAGAAACAAAATCAAAAATAGTGAATGATGCTGCCGCCTATATCAAAACTTTAGCTAATAATAGAAACAGAAACGAAGCAATGGCTGAGAAATTCGTCAGAGATAGTATCTCTATAACCGAACAGGAAGCGCTGGAGAATAATATTATTGAATTTATTGCCCCAAGTCTGGAAGATTTAATTTTTATGATTGATGGGGTCAAAGTAACTACTGCCGAGGGGGACAAAAAATTAAATACCCTGGGCAAGGAAATCATTGAATATAAAATGTCCCTCAAGGATTTATTTCTTCATAATCTTAGCAATCCCAATATCGCTTATATCCTTTTATTTTTAGGTATTTATGGTATCCTGGGAGAATTCAGTAATCCAGGAACATTATTCCCCGGCATATTTGGTGGTATCTGCCTGATACTCGCCTTCGTTGCCTTTCAGATGATACCCATTAATTTTGCTGGTTTTATTTTAATCGCTTTAGGAATTATCCTTTTAATTTTTGAAATTTATACTCCCACCTTCGGTTTACTGACCCTGGGTGGAATAACCTCTTTAACCCTCGGTTCCTTTATGTTAACCAAGGATATGGCTCCCTTTTTAAAAATTTCAACTGGTATTATTCTTTCCATGGTTGTTGCCACGGGAGCCTTTTTCGTTTTTGCTGTAACCAAAGGCATCAGAATACAATGGAAAAAACCTATTTCCGGCAAAGAGAGTATGATTGGGATGATTGGTGTCGCCAGAACAAATTTAAATCCTGATGGACAAATCTTTATACACGGGGAAATCTGGCAAGCTACTATTTTAGATGAAAAACCCATTAAGAAGGGAGAAAAGGTCATTGTTGAATCTTTAGATGGACTTCGTCTAATCGTTAAAAAAACTGATAAAAAGGGGGAATAA
- a CDS encoding slipin family protein, whose translation MNLITSTSLYLGILIIIFIILSQAIRIVREYERGVVFRLGRVVGAKGPGLILLIPIVDHMVKVSLRTINMDVPAQEVITRDTVPIKVNAVIYFRVIDPVKAVISVENYISATSQIAQTTLRSVLGERDLDTFLSQREKINQTLQQIVDEQTDPWGIKVTTVETKDVELPENMRRAMAKQAEAERERRAKVIHAEGEFQASEKLVQAAEKMSKQPLSLQLRYLQTLGIIAADKNTTTVFPFPLELVKPFVDFYEKQKEKVSKTPEEKTKK comes from the coding sequence ATGAATCTTATCACGTCAACGAGTCTCTATCTGGGAATCCTGATTATAATATTTATCATACTATCTCAAGCAATAAGAATTGTAAGAGAATATGAAAGAGGTGTTGTCTTCCGTTTAGGAAGAGTAGTCGGAGCAAAAGGACCTGGTCTTATTTTGCTTATACCGATTGTAGATCATATGGTTAAAGTAAGTCTGAGAACAATCAATATGGATGTACCGGCACAGGAGGTAATAACCAGGGATACGGTTCCTATAAAGGTCAATGCAGTAATTTATTTTCGGGTAATTGATCCGGTAAAAGCAGTTATATCGGTAGAAAACTACATCTCTGCTACCTCTCAAATTGCCCAAACTACCCTGAGAAGTGTCTTGGGAGAAAGGGATCTGGATACCTTTTTATCTCAAAGAGAAAAAATAAATCAAACATTACAACAAATTGTTGATGAACAGACTGATCCTTGGGGAATTAAAGTTACTACTGTAGAAACAAAAGATGTGGAATTACCTGAAAATATGAGACGAGCAATGGCCAAGCAAGCAGAAGCAGAAAGAGAAAGAAGGGCAAAGGTAATACATGCAGAGGGTGAATTCCAGGCATCAGAAAAACTGGTGCAGGCAGCAGAAAAAATGAGTAAGCAACCGCTATCCCTGCAATTACGTTACTTGCAAACTCTGGGAATTATTGCTGCTGATAAAAATACCACTACTGTCTTCCCCTTCCCTCTGGAATTGGTTAAACCATTTGTGGATTTTTATGAAAAACAAAAAGAAAAAGTTTCTAAAACACCCGAAGAAAAGACCAAAAAATAG
- a CDS encoding translation elongation factor-like protein: MEKILIGRVIDYFAKIGVAAIDIDSGEIKVGDTLYFSGHTTDFEQEIESMQIDREPVNSAQAGDSVGIRIKERVRDGDEVYKIINK, encoded by the coding sequence ATGGAAAAGATATTAATTGGCCGCGTTATTGATTATTTTGCCAAAATTGGTGTGGCTGCTATTGATATTGATTCAGGAGAAATTAAAGTAGGAGATACGCTATATTTTAGTGGTCATACTACCGATTTTGAGCAAGAAATTGAATCAATGCAAATTGACAGGGAACCAGTAAATTCAGCACAGGCCGGAGATTCTGTCGGTATCAGGATAAAAGAGAGAGTGAGAGACGGGGACGAAGTATATAAGATAATCAATAAATAA
- the proS gene encoding proline--tRNA ligase — protein sequence MDETKFVKEIASKEEAFSQWYIDIVLKADLADYTLVKGCMVIKPYGYALWENMQQCLDRRIKATGHKNAYFPLFIPESLLKKEAEHVEGFAPEVAWVTHGGNQKLEERLAVRPTSEAIIGSLYSKWIRSWRDLPILINQWANIVRWEKVTRPFLRTTEFLWQEGHTAHKSKEEAEEETLKILTVYKDYIEQDLAIPVIIGRKSNKEKFAGAVHTYALEALMGDGKALQAGTSHNLGQNFAKAFDIHFLDENQQEQLAWTTSWGTTTRLVGGIIMVHGDERGLKLPPKVAPIHIVIVPIFFDKSKQEVMNKAQEYKKLLEEKFKVELDDRDAYTPGWKFNEWEMKGVPVRLEIGPRDLAQNQITAIRRDKGEKVFISEKELVSTLERWMPDIQNNLYMQARSRLEENIRFTENYEDFKQIIEEKRGFITAYWCGNEECENQIKKDTKATIRCIPLEQNEEKGKCIFCGTESSTIAYFGRAY from the coding sequence GTATATCGATATAGTCTTGAAGGCAGATTTAGCAGACTATACACTAGTAAAAGGATGTATGGTTATTAAACCTTACGGATATGCATTATGGGAAAATATGCAGCAATGTTTAGATCGAAGAATTAAGGCTACCGGTCATAAAAATGCTTATTTCCCTCTCTTTATTCCCGAGAGCTTATTAAAGAAGGAAGCAGAACATGTAGAAGGATTTGCCCCTGAAGTTGCCTGGGTTACCCATGGCGGTAATCAAAAATTGGAAGAACGATTGGCGGTAAGACCAACTTCGGAAGCCATTATTGGTAGTCTTTATTCTAAATGGATTCGATCGTGGCGAGATTTACCGATTTTAATCAACCAGTGGGCTAACATCGTTCGATGGGAAAAGGTAACCCGTCCTTTTTTAAGAACTACAGAGTTTTTATGGCAAGAAGGACACACAGCACATAAAAGTAAGGAAGAGGCTGAAGAGGAGACTTTAAAAATATTGACTGTCTATAAGGATTATATAGAACAGGACCTCGCTATTCCGGTAATTATTGGGAGAAAAAGCAATAAGGAAAAGTTTGCTGGTGCCGTGCATACCTATGCTTTGGAAGCTTTAATGGGTGATGGTAAAGCCTTACAGGCAGGCACTTCCCATAATCTAGGTCAAAATTTTGCTAAGGCTTTTGATATTCATTTTCTAGATGAAAATCAGCAAGAGCAGTTGGCCTGGACTACCTCCTGGGGAACTACTACTAGGCTGGTTGGAGGGATAATTATGGTTCATGGAGATGAAAGAGGCTTGAAATTACCTCCCAAAGTTGCCCCAATACATATCGTCATTGTTCCCATTTTCTTTGATAAATCTAAACAGGAAGTAATGAATAAAGCTCAAGAATACAAGAAATTGTTGGAAGAAAAATTTAAGGTTGAACTGGATGACCGGGATGCTTATACGCCGGGATGGAAATTTAATGAATGGGAGATGAAAGGAGTTCCTGTTCGATTAGAAATCGGACCACGCGACCTTGCTCAGAATCAAATTACAGCGATAAGAAGGGATAAAGGGGAAAAAGTATTTATATCAGAGAAGGAATTAGTTTCTACTTTGGAGAGATGGATGCCCGATATTCAAAACAATCTATACATGCAAGCCAGATCACGCTTAGAGGAAAATATTAGATTTACTGAAAATTATGAAGATTTTAAACAGATAATAGAAGAGAAACGTGGTTTTATAACAGCTTATTGGTGTGGAAATGAGGAATGTGAAAATCAGATTAAAAAAGATACTAAAGCCACTATTCGATGTATACCGCTGGAACAAAATGAGGAAAAAGGGAAATGCATCTTTTGTGGCACAGAATCTTCAACTATAGCATATTTTGGCAGGGCTTATTAG